The Jaculus jaculus isolate mJacJac1 chromosome 3, mJacJac1.mat.Y.cur, whole genome shotgun sequence genome includes the window TTCAATTTCACTTatatgatagtttttttttttttaatcatttgctTCCAGTTTAGCAATTCTCTTTATCAGGGTCATGtagcttattgtgttttcattttgggattcaatttctgttgttttctctaatttcattagaAGCTTCCATGTGggactaggtatccttggtggagctctctcagttttcttacctttatttttttccttttggtctaTCCAACTCAGggtaaaaatcttattttattaaagaggaagcaagtatttgtccttgtaggatcttcagtgagggTTATGTTTCAAATGTGAACTGAATTGGAGTAGAATGAGGTTGTAACTAGAGATGTGCAGTTTGTGGAAATTTCAGGTACATCTAAGGTATATTGGGTAACTGGGAAGCTGGGAACTGGGAGCTTGGCCTACTCAGTCCACTTTCATGTACTCTTCAGCACAGGAGAACCAGTGGTTGTGGAACAAGGAGCCAGGACATTGGGGAGCCAGTGTCAAGAGGCCAGGTTCCACAGTGGCCTGTataccttctggctcaggggaTTCAGGAGACCCAGGGACCATttaatcaggaaggtggagcaatcCAAGATCTGTTTTCATGGAGGAAGACTTAGTGTTGTTGATGTCAGCAGGGTTttgctttacttttctttctttcttattttggtaGAAGTTTGCATGCTAGTCATTAAATACATATAGAAATTTAATCCCACTTAGTCATGGTGTGTAATTTGCTGTGTAATTTGCTATATATTGTTAAAGTTTTTTGTGGCAATAGTGAAAAAGTctttctatgtagctcagggtggccttgaacttgggatcttCTTTCATCTGTTTCTGTACTGCTGAAATTATAGGtaagcaccaccatgcatggctcatTGAGGATTTTGCATCAATTTCATACAGGATGTCAGTCACTAAATTTCTTTTACAGTAATGTTTTTGGCTTTGACAACAGGACAATGCTGACCTAAAAGAATGAGTTTATTTTTACATCTTTGCCAactatgcttccaaatgaaacaTCTATACCAattcttccaaggctcaggaaacatcatAGTAGTGGGGATGGATAGGATATTAAGAGCTGGACAAGGATGGGGAGACTGTCTTCTGCACAAAACATGACAGTTACGCTCATGAACTCCCAACACTCAGTTCCTTATGATTGCACAAGACTGAGCCCACCAACATTCCACCATAGGTAGGACATGCTCCTAGACTCCACTGTCCCAGAGTTGCTAAGGACAGGTAATAtttgttgggggaagggaggcagattcttcaatggaataACCATTAGTCAGTTGTCTTTaatccagtaaataacctccatCCATGCTTATTCAAACAACTCTCACTTAACTCAGTAGGTCACAACAAAAAAGACATCAGAAGAAGGCAAGGAAggggattagttgggaagaactatgggttggtgggagtgtaataaaagaaggtaatagggggtgaatataatcaaaatatgtacatgcatgaaattgtcaaaaacaaaatgaacatatAAATGAATgcaaccaaccaatcaaacaaaatatgaaccaaattggAAAACTCACACTTCCAATGTCAAAACATTCTTTAAAAGGTATGGAAATGAAGACAATGTGTTATTGATATTAGAACAAATAGTTTAATTTCCAGtccagaaatacattttaaacatgTAGTTAACTGATTTTTGTCAAGGCTGCCAACACAACAGAGAAAGAATATTATTTTCAATAACTAGTGAAGTTGGATATTGTACCTGACACCTTCTACAAAGATGGAATCAAAGGAGAACATAGACAAAAGCACAAGATCTACAACTCTTTACAAAACACAGGAGTAAACTGTCATGACCTGGCAATGATTTCTTAGACATCTTAGCTGTGATACCAAAAGCATAGGCCACAAAATAAGAATAGATAAGTTAATCTTGATCAAAATTAGGAACTTTGGTGCTTAAAATGAtaccagcaaaaacaaaaaatataataaacaagATGTGAGAAACCATttgctaattatttatttgataaaacaATTGTATATAGAATAAGTAATGAATTCTCACAAGTAACCAATAGTTATAAAATGGCACAATATTTCAATAGACATTTTTCTAAAGAAGTAATAAGAGGCACATGGAAAGATATTCAACATCATTGATTATGTAGGAGATACAAATGAAAACCATAATGGGATGCTATTTCATATTCACTAGGCTGTAAAAATGATGGATAATAACAATACTCAAGTGTGTAGAAAAATAAGAACCATCTTATATTGATTGTGTGAAGGTACAATGATgtagatatttaaaaaacagttttaacAGTCCTTCAAAATATTAAACATAGACCCAGAAATTCTGATGCTCAGTATAAGTTCAAGAGAATTGAAAAGATGTCTACACAAAAGTCATACTCAAATGTTTATAATAGTATCATTAATATCACAACCTAGGGACAATATACATGTATATCACCTGCTGAtgatggataaacaaaatgtggtacatctatacaatgaaatACTACTATGCAGTAAAAGTGAATTAGTGAATTAATAACCTATGTTTATGAATGAGGTAAGTAACCCTCAAAAATATGTTAAAGAAGCCACTCAGAAGAATAGACATTGTATGGATATTATTCACATGAAATGTCATAATCAGAATATCtgtagagagagaaagttgaTTAATGGTTGCCTTGGACTGAGACCAATATTGTGGGAAAACTGGCTTGCCTGCTAATTGGTATAATGATAACATCCTCACTCTGTGAACATATCAAAAACTCTCAAGTTGTACATGTTAAGTGGGTACATTTATGTAATGTGAATATGTCTTAATAAACTTTTTCTCTTctagtgtgtgtatgtctgtgtgtgtgtgtgcgtgtgtgtgtgtaacatgtgggatgtgtgtgtatagtgATGCACATATGTGTCCAGGTATTTATGCCCCAAATGAAcacatgtggagtccagaggaggATTCTGAGTGTCCTTTATTGATCTTTTGCCTTCTATCCTTAAGATAGAGTCTCTTGCTGAGCCTTGAATTGCTGTTGTGTTTTGGTCAGTGTCGCTGATCAGGGACtgctggtgatcctcctgtctctgcctctctgtggtggtttgattcaggtgtcccccataaacttaggtgttctgaatgaggttcccagctgatggagattttggaattaatgcctcctggagggagtttattgttgggggctggcttatgggctttatagccagtttccccatgccagtgtttggcacaccctcctgttgctgtagtccaccttatgttggccagggggtgatgtccaccctctgctcatgccatcgttttcccctgccatcgtggagcttcccctcgagcccgtaagccaaaataaatctctttttcccagaagctgctcttggttgggtgatttctaacagcaatgcaaaccggactgcaacagtaaagtggtaccaggagtggggttgcagctagacacctgattgtgtggctttggtcttttggagatgattttcaagaggaatgtggcaggatttgaaaccttggcctaagagatgctttgcagtgctgtaagtacagcttgatggtctatcctggtcagagctgaaagacctgaaggcagtaagaaatatggactgtgaggtttggcttatgaggatgagaaaaagctttgcgTGGACtggctagtagtttgtgtgagaagcttgctcttatgcccgtgtcctgagaagttgtgcagggttgctttgcgtagaaatgaactggtgtgagccgagggatatggcacagaaagaaaaatctttgggtgaactcttgcccgttcagctgcaactgatctctcagttacaacctttgagactgggctagctgacctgcgctggggcaacaagaagaatgtagactctttagaaggggcctgagtgctcaaggagtcctgatcttcaaagtctgctttaatcccccctggattaacaaattggcacctacctggtattgtggagcataaaatgctggaaagagggtcattgagtttgcaacacggtcttgtgttttggaaatggccatgggcagtgtgaagcgggtttgctggttgcctgcatagagacccaatggggccatgaggatgaaccatggcttgcagtggagacccagtggagatgctgggaccatgagatggctgccgaggagctgccggccctgatgaagtttcccaggactgtgagtagcctagctggaggggcggaattggaatgccagagacttgctgctggttagaattatcggacttgaagatttgtcactggttagagttgctggactcgaaactacagagtttgatgtttgccctggttgttttaaatcttgtattggttgaatgtttctttgctatgcccaatgccgtcttttgcagtgtgaatatttattctgtgccattatgggttttttgaggttatattttggtattatggctcagttaaaagatcttgaactatggggatatatgaacatcattggaattgataaaaactatggggacttttaaagtcagactaaatgcattgtattttacatcatgtatggatatcagtttatgggggccaggggcagaatgtggtggtttgattcaggtgtcccccataaacttaggtgttctgaatgaggttcccagctgatggagattttggaattaatgcctcctggagggagtttattgttgggggctggcttatgggctttatagccagtttccccatgccagtgtttggcacaccctcctgttgctgtagtccaccttatgttggccagggggtgatgtccaccctctgctcatgccatcgttttcccctgccatcgtggagcttcccctcgagcccgtaagccaaaataaatctctttttcccagaagctgctcttggttgggtgatttctaatagcaatgcaaaccggactgcaacactctctTAGCACTcggattacatgtgtgtgcagccatgtctggctttttacattGGTGCTTGGGGCCAAACTTGGTTCCTTATGATTgcacaaaaagtatttttactcatggagtcacctccccagcccctcactaatCTTATTCACAAAGAAGGACTGAGAATGCACTTACCTAGCACACACAAAGACCTGAGTAAAACTGCAAGAGAATTATAATTAACATGAAGTTATCAAGTTTTCTGCAAGACTATAACAAAGAGAAATGgttacgtacacacacacacacacaaacacacacacacacacacacacacaccactgattTTGCAAATGTTCTTTGATCACAGTGTTATTGGTATTAGCTCCAAACTGGATATCATCTATCTGCTCACCAACTAGGGAAAAGATTAACAAAACATGGCATATACACCTCTCCAGTCTCCAAAACTGGAGTTTTTGAGAgtaagaaataactttttttaaagtttggagaTTTGGTCCCAGTCCTTGCCATAGCCAACCTAGATCCTTCTggccaaaatagtaataatacaaAATTGGGGTGATTTGTTGAAAGTGAGAGACATAAGGATTACATTGGAAAAATTGAATACAGGGACAAAGGCTTTGTATCATACTGAGAAGGAGGGTGCTTCTCACTCCAGGTTagacagaggagacagaaagGCTAATGATTAGGTCAGGACACTATCAAATTAGCAGCAATGACTGGGTTTCAAGCCTCATTTATCAGACCTTTAGAGTATGTCCACAGATGTGGAACTTCAATTGCTTCCAAGAGTCACTAAAGATGCAGTTGGGGTGGAAGGTCTAGATAGTTGTTCCATCAATATCTAAGCTTTTGTCAGATTTTTTGACTCTCATTTTGAAGTCTCATCACAATCTCTTTATTACCTTTTTCCTGCTGTGCTGTGACACTTCAGCAAGGGCATAGTAAAATAGAACTACCAGGAGAAACCTTTAAAAGAAACAATGCTTTCACATTGTACTTTATGCCTCTTATTGTTTTAActtacttgttttttcttttgatcttttgaagtagggtttcaccctagctcaagctggccttgaactgaccatgatcctcctacctcagcttcttgagtggtggaattaaagacatgtgccagtaTGCTGACTTTGATTTACTTTTTAATGATTTGTGTCATATGTGTatacagaaaagacaaaaaaggaaaatatgtctTGGAAATTGGTCCTCTGTCTTTGATGGCTTTGGGTGGACAAAAATCTCTTCCTACGATGTATGTAAAAGAAGACTAGGAAATAGCTGTGATGTTGTTCTGAGAGAAAGTAGAACATGTTAGATGCtttagtgagatttttttttttttaatttgtagaaTCTGTTTTACTTTAGCATTATTCAAGATCAGGTGACTAGCTGTCAGCACTCCTTGTGTTGCTCTGAGATTTTCTGTCTATGATTTGGGGAAATCCCTTTGTGGTTTACTCTGAGTTTTTATCAGCAATAGATTATCCCATTATTCTTGTTTTCAGAGCTGAACTAAAACAGAAATTTCTAGATCTCTCTTTTCCATCTGCATTCTGACTCTGGAGGTTATGGGTCATTGTCACATcatcactggtcagccaatcagGAGGGCACCTCCCTTTGATGACCTTCCTCTCCCATAGAAGTTCTTAGACAGCTTCAATGGAAGGAAGGAGCCAAGAAGGAGGTCTGCTGGGATCTGAAGATGATCATTACAACATGGATTGTGTACATCTTTGCTCGAAAAGGTGTAGGGATGCCCTTCCCACCAAAGACAAGCTCGGTGAGTGGTGGTGGTAGCCCCACAGAGCAGTGTAttccctgttttctctctttttgtgctCCTGTTGTGCTTCAGAGACATCTTCCATTATACAGCTTTGTGGGGGAGTGGTGGAGTGGGATCTGGGTTTGTAAGGTTTCTGACGTCATCAACTTATTAATTTGTTCCAGGACATTGAAGTTGTGGAAAGTGAGGCTGTATCTGTAGTGCAGCACTGGTTAAATAAAGTGAGTAAGATCTTTCTATATAACTTAGTACCCAGAATTTTTGAATACTGGTCTCAGGACGGGGGTGTGCAGAGAGCCGGATTAGCAATCTTCGTACAATTGGGAAACTTGTTTCTCAGTATACTCCCATTAAATTTAATTCATCCTAATGTCCAAGAGGATTATGACATTCTTGTATGGTCAGAGATTTGTTGGCATTGCCACTAGCTGGCCTTGTTTATCAAGCATCCTGGAGGAGGCAATTCTGCTTAAGGTGGTCTCAGGAATACCTTGGGATAGGGTCAGGGTCTTGCCTGTTCCTGGACTTCACTGCAAGTCCAGAATGCACAAACTTGgaattatggtgtgtgtgtgtgtgtgtgtgtatgatgtgtgttgtgatcaggaagaaaaagggagaaggaagagaagagaacttGGAAGCACATAAGTAAAGACAATTCCTAAGGGAAATTACTTTTCAGACAGAAGAAGAGGCTTCCCGGTACATAAAGGAGAAGATGTCTACCAACTCCTCTCCTACCCATGGCCAGGACATATATGTGACCAGAGATGTGGTAACAAAGAACTTGAGACAATTGCCCTGGATGTGGGGGTGAGGGTTTGGGGAGAAGCCAAATGGACCATGGAGAGGGAGGTAGGGCAAGGACTCTGTACCCTCTGGCCCTGGGGATCCATGCTGACCAGTAACCATCTTGATTCTGCACGGATTTAACAGGTGAAGCACCCGCAGTCAAAGTGTGACATTCTAGCAAACCAGAACCAAGAGGTACTGGAGGAAAGAACGAGAATTCAGTTCATAAGATGGAGGTACGGCATCTGCGGAGGCGCAGGCCAGCAAGAAGGCTCAAGCCTCTCTTTGAAATCCCTACCCATACAGATCATGTCCCTTGGCCTCTATAGATGCCATCTTTTCTGGCAGAGAAATTTCTCAGCTTTGCTTTTGGGTCTTAAGAGAATATTTTTTCTATCTTGAAAGTTCAGCTCattcttacatttaaaaatgactttAGGGCTTGAAGAACTGGGTTTGCTCTCCATTTCCTAAATGCTTCTGAACACATCTCAGATTTTTGTCATTTTCACACTTGAATTGTTCAGAAGTAGCTGCACTTTAAAGAGTTAAgagaaaataagtttttattaaaGTCAAAAGCTAAATCCTTCATTTGTAACTATGGtgtgtggaggtttctcagagTCCAGAGTAGGAGATCCTAGCTTTCTACCTCCATGGTATGGCCTGCCCCTATATTCTGTCCTTGCTCTGGAAGATGTTAAGACTTCAGATGGAGGGAGCTGGGTCTGAAGAAGCCTCATTCCTCAGGTAGAGTTGTCctattttctttctgccttttggGTTCTTGGGTCTTTAGACCACATTCCTTTCCAGTAGAGGGATGTGGGCTTATACTGGCCCATGTGCAACGGAAGGCATGTACGTgtctcatatcccctccccttctgccACCTTATTGTCTGCTTTGCTTTTTTCTCTCAAGAAGAATGTTTTTGTTTCAGGAATTTGGCATTCATATGGTTACTTTTTATAGTGGTATTGACTGTATGAAGATTGAAATGCACAGTAATTATGTCACAGGGAAAAATAACTAATGGTGACTACTTAAGGGCTACCTGGAAAAGATAGCTTTGCTGAGAAACCTCTTGTGACTCCTCATAGCTTTTAGTGTTGTTTGCGATCACATCCTTTGTCTGATGTGGATGTTCCGTGTAATTACAAATATTGAATAAAACACACCTCATCTTCCAGTATTGTTTACATCTTAGCTGTAAAGCTTATATAGTTTAAACTTTGAGCCAGGACACAGAGTCTGTCAATGGGTAAGGATAGGAAGTGGATCATAGAGGGGAAGACAAATGTAACACAAAGAAATAGAAGCCAGGACTTCATTATGCAGAATTACTAGATGCTCACAAATCATACTAAATATACCATAGTACTAATTCCAAGAGATGATAATGAAGCCAGAGAGGCTTTTGGAAGGGGATGATTCTATAAGACCTCTGCCCTGCTGACATTAGTAAAGGTTCATAGCTTCTCTTTCCCTGTCCCTCCTGGGAACTCTTTATTGCCTGCTCACAATGGCTGTGTGGCTCAGGGGTACTTGGTTAGTTATCAAAAGGAAGACAGGGGAGGGGTTGCCTTTTAGACTTATAGTGATGAGACAAGaggtcttatttctttttcttttgcatttttttattagttttctattcagaaaatacaggcagtttggtaccattattaggttcatccgtaACCTaccccccattggcccctccttgttgaggtatatgggtcgtgcattgtgcagttagcccacagtcaaGGATAAGATAAAtgcctctgtatatcatgactcaacacgtggctctgactttttttgtgtgtgttcttccTTTATCCTTT containing:
- the Spata19 gene encoding spermatogenesis-associated protein 19, mitochondrial; this translates as MIITTWIVYIFARKGVGMPFPPKTSSDIEVVESEAVSVVQHWLNKTEEEASRYIKEKMSTNSSPTHGQDIYVTRDVVKHPQSKCDILANQNQEVLEERTRIQFIRWSHTRIFQVPSEMMDDIMQERIEQVRRSISHLRCDSAHDASFRSSFSDC